A single Brienomyrus brachyistius isolate T26 chromosome 11, BBRACH_0.4, whole genome shotgun sequence DNA region contains:
- the saal1 gene encoding protein saal1 isoform X2, protein MDRGSDPDDAGRALSSSPGSARDLTDSAQMDRNPSPPPDLDGAESGEEGDAIGETVYSKHWLFSTLTRLVQSVTEQEEGEQESQVELSEEEEEELCKIWDMAMDKDVAGFLQEFKAPDILLGVIAKSRNPRLTEICVGILGNMACFPDTCLTLSQNEDLGSVLLLLLGDADPPTLLETSRLLLTCLSQSDVAPLWLERVRQQKSVYPNLCFIMCSSTNMDLLVKVGELVDKLFDLDEDLMKSWITAQPSEGDPDSQLHISTSLLEATKQLRTESLDSLEVYLHAIQLLTTVDEGVQVFLEGEGLGMEAWNVLKGLVCEDLCQMDDPPVILQEQKGLLAPALAVLSTLFPRYGHQGGDMEQNLPLIGSLLRVLQYLQACQQRELGNHTDSEASKDEGEEEDVQLQALKETTAEFLASILTDLTKSAMAELVKRGYLTAETCLPLANSLLPQHRTAVDHMMAALSEEEPKLVDVLKGKLPAARP, encoded by the exons ATGG ATCGCGGCAGTGATCCGGATGACGCGGGAAGGGCGTTAAGCAGCTCGCCTGGCTCTGCACGGGACCTTACGGACTCCGCACAAATGGACCGCAACCCCTCGCCACCTCCAGACCTGGACGGGGCTGAATCTGGGGAGGAAGGGGATGCCATCGGTGAGACTGTCTACAGCAAACACTGGCTCTTCAGTACTTTGACCCGGCTGGTACAG TCTGTgacagagcaggaggaaggTGAGCAGGAGAGCCAGGTGGAGCTGTctgaagaagaggaggaggagctctgTAAGATCTGGGACATGGCCATGGATAAG GATGTTGCTGGCTTCCTACAGGAGTTCAAGGCTCCCGATATCCTCCTTGGAGTGATTGCTAAGTCCCGGAATCCCCGGCTTACA GAAATCTGTGTGGGTATCCTTGGGAACATGGCTTGTTTCCCCGACACGTGTCTGACTCTCAGTCAAAATGAGGATCTGGG ATCAGTGCTGCTACTCCTTCTTGGAGATGCTGACCCACCAACACTGCTGGAAACAAGCAG GTTGCTGCTTACCTGTCTGTCCCAGTCTGATGTCGCCCCCCTGTGGCTGGAGCGAGTGCGTCAGCAAAAATCTGTTTACCCCAACCTGTGTTTCATCATGTGCAGCTCTACAAATA TGGACCTCCTAGTGAAGGTCGGGGAGTTGGTGGATAAGCTCTTCGACCTTGATGAAGATCTTATGAAAAGTTGGATCACAGCCCAGCCCAGTGAAGGTGATCCTGACAGCCAGCTTCACATCTCTACCTCTCTGCTGGAAGCCACCAAACAGCTTAG GACGGAGAGTCTGGATAGCCTGGAGGTGTACCTGCATGCAATCCAGCTGCTCACTACGGTAGATGAAGGAGTCCAGGTATTTCTGG AGGGCGAGGGACTAGGTATGGAGGCCTGGAACGTTTTGAAGGGGCTGGTGTGTGAAGACCTTTGCCAGATGGATGACCCTCCAGTGATTTTGCAGGAGCAGAAGGGCCTGCTAGCTCCTGCACTGGCTGTGCTGTCCACTCTGTTTCCCCGATATGGGCACCAGGGCGGCGACATGGAGCAAA ACCTGCCTCTTATAGGGAGTCTGCTGCGGGTGCTGCAGTACTTACAGGCCTGCCAGCAGAGGGAGCTTGGCAACCACACTGACTCTGAGGCGAGTAAGGATGAAGGGGAGGAAGAGGATGTGCAGCTACAGGCCCTCAAAGAAACTACTGCCGAGTTCCTCGCCAGCATTCTCACTGATTTAACAAAA AGTGCGATGGCCGAGCTGGTGAAGAGAGGATACCTAACAGCAGAAACCTGTTTGCCTTTGGCAAACAGCCTGTTACCACAGCACAGGACTGCA GTAGATCACATGATGGCCGCTCTGTCAGAAGAGGAGCCCAAGCTGGTAGATGTGTTGAAGGGGAAACTCCCCGCCGCCAGGCCCTGA
- the saal1 gene encoding protein saal1 isoform X1, whose translation MDRGSDPDDAGRALSSSPGSARDLTDSAQMDRNPSPPPDLDGAESGEEGDAIGETVYSKHWLFSTLTRLVQSVTEQEEGEQESQVELSEEEEEELCKIWDMAMDKDVAGFLQEFKAPDILLGVIAKSRNPRLTEICVGILGNMACFPDTCLTLSQNEDLGSVLLLLLGDADPPTLLETSRLLLTCLSQSDVAPLWLERVRQQKSVYPNLCFIMCSSTNMDLLVKVGELVDKLFDLDEDLMKSWITAQPSEGDPDSQLHISTSLLEATKQLRTESLDSLEVYLHAIQLLTTVDEGVQVFLAEGEGLGMEAWNVLKGLVCEDLCQMDDPPVILQEQKGLLAPALAVLSTLFPRYGHQGGDMEQNLPLIGSLLRVLQYLQACQQRELGNHTDSEASKDEGEEEDVQLQALKETTAEFLASILTDLTKSAMAELVKRGYLTAETCLPLANSLLPQHRTAVDHMMAALSEEEPKLVDVLKGKLPAARP comes from the exons ATGG ATCGCGGCAGTGATCCGGATGACGCGGGAAGGGCGTTAAGCAGCTCGCCTGGCTCTGCACGGGACCTTACGGACTCCGCACAAATGGACCGCAACCCCTCGCCACCTCCAGACCTGGACGGGGCTGAATCTGGGGAGGAAGGGGATGCCATCGGTGAGACTGTCTACAGCAAACACTGGCTCTTCAGTACTTTGACCCGGCTGGTACAG TCTGTgacagagcaggaggaaggTGAGCAGGAGAGCCAGGTGGAGCTGTctgaagaagaggaggaggagctctgTAAGATCTGGGACATGGCCATGGATAAG GATGTTGCTGGCTTCCTACAGGAGTTCAAGGCTCCCGATATCCTCCTTGGAGTGATTGCTAAGTCCCGGAATCCCCGGCTTACA GAAATCTGTGTGGGTATCCTTGGGAACATGGCTTGTTTCCCCGACACGTGTCTGACTCTCAGTCAAAATGAGGATCTGGG ATCAGTGCTGCTACTCCTTCTTGGAGATGCTGACCCACCAACACTGCTGGAAACAAGCAG GTTGCTGCTTACCTGTCTGTCCCAGTCTGATGTCGCCCCCCTGTGGCTGGAGCGAGTGCGTCAGCAAAAATCTGTTTACCCCAACCTGTGTTTCATCATGTGCAGCTCTACAAATA TGGACCTCCTAGTGAAGGTCGGGGAGTTGGTGGATAAGCTCTTCGACCTTGATGAAGATCTTATGAAAAGTTGGATCACAGCCCAGCCCAGTGAAGGTGATCCTGACAGCCAGCTTCACATCTCTACCTCTCTGCTGGAAGCCACCAAACAGCTTAG GACGGAGAGTCTGGATAGCCTGGAGGTGTACCTGCATGCAATCCAGCTGCTCACTACGGTAGATGAAGGAGTCCAGGTATTTCTGG CAGAGGGCGAGGGACTAGGTATGGAGGCCTGGAACGTTTTGAAGGGGCTGGTGTGTGAAGACCTTTGCCAGATGGATGACCCTCCAGTGATTTTGCAGGAGCAGAAGGGCCTGCTAGCTCCTGCACTGGCTGTGCTGTCCACTCTGTTTCCCCGATATGGGCACCAGGGCGGCGACATGGAGCAAA ACCTGCCTCTTATAGGGAGTCTGCTGCGGGTGCTGCAGTACTTACAGGCCTGCCAGCAGAGGGAGCTTGGCAACCACACTGACTCTGAGGCGAGTAAGGATGAAGGGGAGGAAGAGGATGTGCAGCTACAGGCCCTCAAAGAAACTACTGCCGAGTTCCTCGCCAGCATTCTCACTGATTTAACAAAA AGTGCGATGGCCGAGCTGGTGAAGAGAGGATACCTAACAGCAGAAACCTGTTTGCCTTTGGCAAACAGCCTGTTACCACAGCACAGGACTGCA GTAGATCACATGATGGCCGCTCTGTCAGAAGAGGAGCCCAAGCTGGTAGATGTGTTGAAGGGGAAACTCCCCGCCGCCAGGCCCTGA
- the LOC125751518 gene encoding AP-2 complex subunit alpha-2-like, whose amino-acid sequence MPAVSKGDGMRGLAVFISDIRNCKSKEAEVKRINKELANIRSKFKGDKALDGYSKKKYVCKLLFIFLLGHDIDFGHMEAVNLLSSNKYTEKQIGYLFISVLVNSNSDLIRLINNAIKNDLSSRYPVFMKLALHCIANVGSREMAEAFAQEIPRILVAGDTMDSVKQSAALCLLRLHRTSPDLVTMGELTSRVVHLLSDQHLGVVTAATSLIIALAQKNPEELKVSIPLAVGRLGRIVIPAASDLQDYAYYFVPAPWLSVKLLRLLQCYPPPEDDSVRSRLTECLESILNKAQEPPKSKKVQHSNAKYAVLFEAISLIIHYDSDPGLLVRACNQLGQFLQHRETNLRYLALESMCTLASSEFSHEAVKTHIETVISALKTERDVSVRQRAVDLLYAMCDRSNAKQIVAELLDYLETADYSIREEIVLKVAVIAEKYAVDYAWYVDTILNLIRIAGDYVSEEVWYRVIQIVISREEVQGYAAKTVFEALQAPACHENLVKVGGYILGEFGNLIAGDPRSSPLVQFNLLHSKFHLCSVPTRALLLSTYIKFINLFPEIKVTIQDVLRSSSQIRNSDVELQQRAVEYLHLSSVASTDVLATVLEEMPPFLDRESSILSKLKKRKGPGVLPDQEDSPKDKNAGVNGTVDSVSSSSITKASPSPLSAALLGLSSTSSQNTSSSSPRGSLLVDIFSDNQSPIPEAAAAPVATENFSKFVCKNSGVLFENQMLQIGLKSEFRQNLGRLHVFYGNKTSMQFLDFSPSVVCHDALKSQLNVHAKSVDPVVNGGAQLQQMFNIECISDFQEVPVLNIQFRYGGTLQNIGVKLPVTLNKFFQPTEMTSQEFFQRWKQLSNPQQEVQKIFKAKNPMDTDVTKAKIAGFGVALLDQVDPNPSNFVGAGIIHTKSTQAGCLLRLEPNTQAQMYRLTLRTSRDTVSQQLCELLSDQF is encoded by the exons ATGCCAGCAGTATCGAAAGGAGACGGGATGCGAGGTTTGGCTGTCTTCATTTCAGATATACGGAACT GCAAAAGCAAAGAAGCAGAAGTGAAGAGGATAAACAAAGAATTGGCCAACATCCGCTCTAAGTTTAAAG GGGACAAAGCTCTGGATGGCTACAGCAAGAAGAAGTATGTGTGCAAGCTGCTTTTCATCTTTCTGCTGGGGCATGATATTGACTTTGGCCACATGGAGGCAGTCAACCTGCTCAGTTCCAACAAGTACACAGAGAAGCAGATA GGCTACCTATTCATCTCTGTGCTGGTGAACTCCAACAGCGACCTTATCCGGCTCATCAACAACGCCATCAAGAATGACCTGTCCAGCCGGTATCCAGTGTTCATGAAGCTGGCCCTGCATTGCATTGCCAATGTGGGCAGCCGTGAGATGGCTGAGGCCTTTGCCCAGGAGATCCCTCGCATCTTAGTGGCTGG GGATACCATGGACAGTGTGAAGCAAAGTGCAGCTCTCTGCTTGCTCCGGCTCCACAGAACTTCACCAGACCTGGTGACAATGGGAGAGTTGACTTCTCGTGTGGTGCACCTGCTCAGTGACCAGCACTTG GGAGTAGTAACGGCAGCCACAAGCCTCATCATTGCACTGGCTCAGAAGAACCCAGAGGAACTCAAGGTTTCTATTCCTCTGGCTGTGGGTAGGCTTGGCAGG atcGTGATCCCTGCTGCTTCAGATTTACAGGACTATGCCTACTACTTTGTCCCCGCCCCATGGCTGTCTGTCAAGTTGCTCCGCCTCCTGCAGTGCTACCCACCTCCAG AGGATGATTCTGTTCGCAGTCGGCTGACTGAATGCCTTGAATCCATCCTAAACAAGGCCCAGGAGCCACCCAAGTCTAAGAAGGTGCAGCATTCAAATGCTAAATATGCTGTGCTTTTTGAGGCCATTAGCCTCATCATCCACTATGACAG TGACCCTGGCCTGCTTGTACGTGCCTGTAACCAGCTGGGCCAGTTCCTCCAGCACCGGGAGACCAATCTGCGATATCTGGCTCTGGAGAGCATGTGCACACTGGCCAGTTCGGAGTTTTCCCATGAAGCTGTTAAGACACACATTGAAACGGTCATCAGTGCCTTGAAG ACAGAGCGGGATGTTAGTGTCAGGCAGAGGGCGGTGGACCTGCTCTATGCCATGTGTGACCGCAGCAACGCCAAACAGatcgtggctgagttgctggaCTACCTGGAGACTGCAGACTACTCCATCCGGGAGGAGATT GTGCTTAAAGTGGCCGTCATAGCAGAGAAGTATGCAGTGGACTATGCATGGTATGTGGACACCATCCTGAATCTGATCCGCATTGCCGGCGATTACGTGAGTGAAGAGGTGTGGTACCGTGTCATCCAGATCGTCATAAGCCGCGAGGAGGTCCAGGGCTATGCTGCCAAGACTGTCTTTGAG GctcttcaggctcctgcttgCCATGAGAACCTGGTGAAGGTCGGGGGATACATCTTAGGGGAGTTTGGAAACTTGATTGCTGGAGATCCCCGGTCAAG CCCTCTGGTTCAGTTCAACCTTCTGCACTCCAAGTTCCACCTATGCTCAGTGCCCACTCGGGCCCTCCTTCTCTCGACCTACATCAAGTTCATCAACCTGTTTCCTGAGATTAAAGTCACTATCCAGGATGTTCTGCGCTCCAGCAGCCAGATCCGCAACTCAGATGTGGAGCTACAGCAGCGTGCCGTGGAGTACCTGCATCTGAGCTCCGTCGCCAGTACTGATGTCCTG GCAACAGTTCTGGAAGAGATGCCGCCCTTTCTAGACCGCGAGTCTTCCATATTGTCCAAGCTGAAAAAACGAAAAGGGCCGGGTGTGCTTCCTGATCAGGAAGACAGCCCCAAGGATAAGAATGCTGGAGTCAACGGCACTGTGGATTCAGTCAGTTCCAGCAGCATTACAAAG GCTTCTCCGTCACCATTGTCAGCTGCTCTGCTGGGTTTGAGTAGTACCTCCAGCCAAAAcacctcctcctcttctccaAGGGGAAGCTTGTTGGTGGACATCTTTTCTGATAACCAGTCTCCCATCCCCGAAGCTGCAGCTGCACCTGTTGCCACTGAGAACTTCTCCAA GTTTGTGTGTAAGAACAGCGGAGTCCTGTTTGAAAATCAAATGCTCCAGATTGGACTGAAGTCAGAGTTCAGACAAAATCTTG GTCGCCTCCATGTGTTTTATGGAAATAAAACCTCAATGCAGTTCCTGGATTTCTCACCGTCTGTGGTCTGCCACGATGCTTTAAAATCT CAACTCAATGTACATGCTAAGTCTGTGGACCCCGTTGTGAATGGAGGTGCCCAACTCCAACAGATGTTCAACATCGAATGTATTTCAGATTTCCAGGAGGTACCAGTTCTAAACATCCAGTTCAG GTATGGGGGCACCCTGCAGAATATAGGTGTCAAGCTTCCAGTCACCTTAAACAAGTTTTTCCAGCCTACTGAGATGACATCACAAGAATTCTTTCAGCGCTGGAAGCAGCTGAGCAA CCCCCAGCAGGAGGTACAGAAGATCTTTAAAGCAAAGAACCCCATGGACACGGATGTCACCAAAGCCAAA ATTGCCGGATTTGGTGTAGCTCTTTTGGACCAGGTAGACCCCAACCCCTCCAACTTTGTTGGTGCTGGAATCATCCATACCAAGTCAACTCAGGCGGGATGTTTGCTGAGACTGGAACCCAATACCCAAGCCCAG ATGTACAGACTTACTCTACGCACCAGCAGGGACACTGTGTCCCAACAGCTATGTGAGCTGCTTTCAGATCAGTTTTAA